A single window of Pseudoduganella plicata DNA harbors:
- a CDS encoding sugar kinase, translating to MSVSAGLQSERAEAARFDLVGIGECMVEFHSTAPLAEATQFRKGYGGDVLNALVAAARQGCRTAFVTRVGDDPFGAGLLSAWRDEGIDTSQAPLVPGENGVYFISVDAQGERSFTYRRAGSAASCMTAEVDAGLIASSRCLLLSGITQAISPGARAATLSAARIAREHGVTVAYDPNFRPNLWSSIDAAREACAELLPYVDILLPSLPADADILPGPVHTLAAHVVVKLGEEGCHVWQGGERSIVPAVPATVIDTTGAGDCWNGTYLAVLLRGEPAAQAASLANTAAAAKLAHRGAIPPGSAA from the coding sequence GTGAGTGTATCGGCAGGTTTGCAATCGGAGAGGGCTGAAGCGGCGCGCTTCGACCTCGTCGGCATCGGCGAGTGCATGGTCGAATTCCATTCGACCGCGCCGCTGGCCGAAGCCACGCAATTTCGCAAGGGTTATGGCGGCGACGTGCTGAACGCGCTGGTCGCGGCGGCGCGGCAGGGCTGCCGCACGGCGTTCGTCACGCGCGTGGGCGACGATCCGTTCGGCGCCGGCCTGCTGTCCGCCTGGCGCGACGAAGGCATCGACACCAGCCAGGCGCCGCTCGTCCCCGGCGAAAACGGCGTGTATTTCATCTCCGTCGACGCCCAGGGCGAACGCTCCTTCACGTACCGCCGCGCCGGCAGCGCCGCATCTTGCATGACCGCCGAGGTGGATGCCGGCCTCATCGCATCCAGCCGCTGCCTGCTGCTGTCCGGGATCACGCAAGCCATCTCGCCCGGCGCCCGCGCCGCCACGCTCTCGGCTGCGCGCATCGCGCGCGAACACGGCGTCACCGTGGCCTACGATCCGAATTTCCGTCCCAACCTGTGGTCCTCCATCGACGCGGCCCGTGAAGCCTGCGCCGAGCTCCTGCCGTACGTCGACATCCTGCTACCCAGCCTGCCGGCCGATGCCGATATCCTGCCCGGACCGGTGCACACCCTGGCTGCGCACGTCGTCGTCAAGCTGGGAGAAGAGGGTTGTCACGTCTGGCAGGGCGGCGAGCGCAGCATCGTGCCGGCCGTACCGGCCACGGTAATCGATACGACGGGAGCCGGCGACTGCTGGAACGGCACGTATCTGGCCGTGCTGCTGCGCGGCGAACCTGCGGCGCAGGCGGCGAGTCTGGCCAACACGGCGGCCGCGGCGAAGCTGGCCCACCGCGGCGCCATTCCACCGGGGAGCGCGGCATGA
- the fucP gene encoding L-fucose:H+ symporter permease, giving the protein MENTSRSATVAPDAAHNGRGNTAPLVIVTILFFMWGLLTSLNDVLIPHLKGIYTLSYVQAMLVQFCFFGAYLIVSLPAGMLIRRIGYQRGAVTGLVVAAVGCALFYPAAESGYGLFLFAFFILASGITVLQVAANPYVTVLGDPRTASSRLTLTQAFNSLGTTVAPALGGMLILSGSVLGADQLAKLPVAEQLAYHAKEAAAVQGPYLVLAGALLLLAVLFALARLPKLVDAEDGAPTGKFSDLFAHKHLVLGTIGIFLYVGGEVSIGSFLINYMGEPQIAGMAPAQAAHYVSLYWGGAMVGRFIGFAVMRTVSPGKALAFNAACSIALIMVAIFAQGQVAMWAILAVGLCNSIMFPTIFSMALHGLGRQTGQASGLLCMAIVGGALVPFAQGALADSSGVQVSFFVPAVCYAFILYFGVRYANLHRQ; this is encoded by the coding sequence ATGGAAAATACCTCACGGTCCGCCACCGTGGCGCCAGACGCGGCGCACAACGGTCGCGGCAACACGGCGCCGCTGGTCATCGTCACGATCCTGTTCTTCATGTGGGGTCTGCTGACGTCACTGAACGACGTCCTGATTCCCCACCTGAAGGGGATTTATACGCTCAGCTATGTGCAGGCGATGCTGGTGCAGTTCTGCTTTTTCGGCGCCTACCTGATCGTTTCGCTGCCGGCCGGGATGCTGATCCGGCGCATCGGCTACCAACGCGGTGCCGTCACGGGTCTCGTCGTGGCCGCCGTGGGCTGCGCGCTGTTCTATCCCGCCGCCGAATCCGGTTACGGGCTGTTCCTGTTCGCGTTCTTCATCCTCGCCAGCGGCATCACGGTGCTGCAGGTCGCGGCCAATCCCTACGTGACGGTGCTGGGCGATCCGCGCACGGCGTCGAGCCGCCTGACGCTGACGCAGGCGTTCAATTCGCTGGGCACGACGGTGGCGCCGGCGCTGGGCGGCATGCTGATCCTGTCGGGCAGCGTGCTGGGCGCCGACCAGCTGGCGAAACTGCCGGTGGCCGAGCAGTTGGCGTACCACGCCAAGGAGGCGGCGGCCGTGCAGGGTCCTTACCTCGTGCTGGCCGGCGCCCTGCTGTTGCTGGCCGTGCTGTTCGCCCTGGCACGCCTGCCCAAGCTCGTGGACGCCGAGGATGGCGCCCCGACCGGAAAATTCAGCGATCTGTTCGCCCACAAACACCTGGTGCTGGGCACGATCGGCATCTTCCTCTACGTGGGCGGCGAAGTCAGCATCGGCAGCTTCCTCATCAACTACATGGGCGAACCGCAAATCGCCGGCATGGCACCGGCCCAGGCGGCGCATTACGTCAGCCTGTACTGGGGCGGCGCGATGGTCGGCCGCTTTATCGGCTTCGCCGTCATGCGCACGGTCAGCCCGGGCAAGGCGCTGGCGTTCAATGCGGCCTGCAGCATTGCGCTGATCATGGTGGCGATCTTCGCGCAAGGCCAGGTGGCAATGTGGGCGATCCTGGCCGTCGGCCTGTGCAATTCGATCATGTTCCCGACCATCTTCAGCATGGCGCTGCACGGCCTGGGACGCCAGACCGGCCAGGCTTCCGGCCTGCTGTGCATGGCGATCGTCGGCGGCGCGCTGGTGCCGTTCGCGCAGGGCGCGCTGGCCGATAGCAGTGGCGTGCAGGTGTCGTTCTTCGTGCCGGCGGTCTGCTACGCGTTCATTCTGTACTTCGGCGTGCGTTACGCCAATCTGCACCGGCAATAA
- a CDS encoding secondary thiamine-phosphate synthase enzyme YjbQ translates to MPYQTVLTIGTSGRGTRDITAAVNEAVAQSGIPCGLAHVFVQHTSCSLTITENADPDVRRDLETIAARLAPDGDPAYRHDTEGPDDMAAHARSVLTDTGLTVPVGDGRLLLGTWQGIFLWEHRTAPQRRSVVVTVLG, encoded by the coding sequence ATGCCATACCAGACCGTTCTCACCATCGGCACGTCGGGCCGCGGCACGCGCGACATCACGGCTGCCGTCAACGAGGCCGTCGCGCAGTCCGGCATTCCCTGCGGGCTGGCGCACGTGTTCGTGCAGCACACGAGCTGCTCGCTGACGATCACGGAAAACGCCGACCCCGATGTGCGGCGCGACCTGGAGACCATCGCGGCACGCCTGGCGCCCGATGGCGATCCCGCCTACCGCCACGATACCGAAGGCCCGGACGACATGGCCGCGCACGCGCGATCCGTGCTCACCGATACCGGCTTGACGGTGCCGGTCGGCGATGGCCGGCTGCTGCTGGGCACCTGGCAGGGCATCTTCCTGTGGGAGCATCGCACCGCGCCGCAGCGGCGGTCGGTGGTCGTGACCGTGCTGGGCTGA
- a CDS encoding phosphocholine-specific phospholipase C has translation MTQASRRRFLGGTMAATVLGAMPPLLREALAVPARRGTGTIADVRHVVILMQENRSFDHYYGTLAGVRGFGDRLTIPLPNGRAIWEQHNGSRIVMPYRLDQSVGNAQPQMSLPHTWPDAQAAWDEGRMASWPKSKTDASMAYYTRAELPIQFALAEAFTLCDAYHCSLQGGTNPNRLFMLTGTNNPSGRGGGPLIDNRMEGLGPPEQGFDWMTYAERLEAAGVSWKVYQDMEDNFGCNLLEVFRRYREAFATRPNSLADKALTSTLWNATLDGLRNDVVAGKLPQVSWVIPPQLYSEHPGPSTPVQGGAYTLQVLEALLADPDVWAGTVLLQMYDENDAFFDHMPPPAAPALLPDGSRAGRSTVDFTAECHTDGRLYGLGPRVPMTVMSPWSKGGWVNSQVFDHTSILRFLERRFGVAEPNIAPWRRTVCGDLTSCFDFAAPDARKPAVPVHDIAWADEVRLRQRATPPIEVPAEGRQSVPRQEAGTRPSRALPYRLEVQAQVDATGIALTFINSGGAGAVFHVYDRRQIERPPRRYTVEASKTVHERWTVAPADGLFDLWVLGPNGFHRHVRGRADAESLGVSAAQEGQRLMLALHNPSTQAKEVIVTALAYADNRPATHRLDPDATLRLPVTGPWYDVGIKEGESAWRFAGRIETGADSVSDPAFGQPQPVW, from the coding sequence ATGACGCAAGCATCCCGACGCCGCTTCCTGGGCGGCACGATGGCCGCGACTGTGCTGGGCGCGATGCCGCCGCTGTTGCGCGAAGCGCTGGCCGTGCCGGCGCGCCGCGGCACTGGCACGATCGCGGACGTGCGCCACGTCGTCATCCTGATGCAGGAGAACCGCTCGTTCGACCACTACTACGGCACGCTGGCAGGCGTGCGCGGCTTCGGCGACCGGCTCACCATTCCATTGCCGAACGGCCGCGCGATCTGGGAGCAGCACAACGGCAGCCGCATCGTCATGCCGTACCGGCTGGACCAGTCGGTGGGCAACGCGCAGCCCCAAATGAGCCTGCCGCACACGTGGCCGGATGCGCAGGCGGCGTGGGACGAAGGCCGCATGGCGTCGTGGCCGAAGTCGAAAACGGATGCATCGATGGCGTACTACACCCGCGCCGAGCTGCCCATCCAGTTCGCGCTGGCCGAGGCGTTTACGCTGTGCGACGCCTACCACTGCTCGCTGCAGGGCGGGACCAATCCCAACCGGCTATTCATGCTGACAGGGACGAACAACCCGTCCGGCCGCGGTGGCGGCCCACTGATCGACAACCGGATGGAAGGCCTGGGTCCGCCTGAGCAGGGCTTCGACTGGATGACCTATGCCGAGCGCCTGGAAGCGGCCGGTGTCAGCTGGAAGGTCTACCAGGACATGGAGGACAATTTCGGCTGCAACCTGCTGGAAGTGTTCCGGCGCTACCGTGAGGCGTTCGCCACGCGTCCGAACTCGCTCGCGGACAAGGCGCTCACCTCGACGCTGTGGAACGCGACGCTGGACGGCCTGCGCAACGACGTCGTGGCAGGCAAGCTGCCGCAGGTCAGCTGGGTGATTCCGCCGCAGCTGTACAGCGAACACCCCGGCCCCTCCACGCCCGTGCAGGGCGGCGCCTACACGCTGCAGGTGCTGGAGGCATTGCTGGCCGATCCGGACGTCTGGGCCGGCACCGTGCTGCTGCAGATGTACGACGAGAACGACGCCTTCTTCGACCATATGCCGCCGCCCGCGGCGCCGGCCCTGCTGCCCGACGGCAGCCGCGCCGGCCGCTCGACGGTGGACTTCACCGCGGAGTGCCATACCGACGGCCGCCTGTACGGGCTGGGGCCGCGCGTGCCGATGACCGTCATGTCCCCGTGGAGCAAGGGCGGCTGGGTCAATTCGCAGGTGTTCGACCATACGTCGATCCTGCGGTTCCTCGAGCGCCGCTTCGGCGTGGCTGAGCCGAATATCGCGCCATGGCGGCGCACCGTCTGCGGCGATCTGACCAGCTGCTTCGACTTCGCCGCGCCGGATGCACGCAAGCCCGCGGTGCCGGTGCACGACATCGCCTGGGCAGACGAAGTACGACTGCGCCAGCGCGCCACGCCGCCCATCGAGGTGCCGGCGGAAGGGCGCCAGTCGGTGCCGCGCCAGGAAGCAGGCACGCGGCCGTCACGCGCGCTGCCGTACCGGCTGGAGGTACAGGCGCAGGTGGATGCGACGGGCATCGCCCTGACCTTCATCAACAGCGGCGGCGCCGGTGCCGTGTTCCACGTCTACGACCGTCGCCAGATCGAGCGGCCACCGCGCCGCTACACCGTCGAAGCGTCGAAGACGGTGCACGAGCGCTGGACCGTGGCGCCGGCCGACGGCCTGTTCGACCTGTGGGTGCTGGGGCCGAACGGTTTTCACCGCCACGTGCGCGGCCGCGCGGACGCGGAATCGCTTGGCGTGAGCGCGGCGCAGGAAGGCCAGCGGCTGATGCTGGCTTTGCACAACCCGTCCACGCAAGCGAAGGAAGTCATCGTGACGGCGCTCGCGTATGCGGACAATCGCCCCGCCACGCACCGGCTCGACCCGGATGCGACGCTGCGCCTGCCCGTCACGGGGCCGTGGTACGACGTGGGTATCAAGGAAGGCGAATCGGCCTGGCGCTTTGCCGGCCGCATCGAGACGGGCGCCGACAGCGTCAGCGACCCCGCGTTCGGCCAGCCGCAGCCGGTCTGGTGA